The Nitrospirota bacterium genome contains the following window.
CAGGAAATCTTATATCACTATTGTGGAAAAAGTGGGGAATTACTTTGATACTAACTGGGGAATTATTCTGATACCAGGTGGGGAATTATTTTGATACTAACTGGGGAATTTCGCTGATACTCGACAAATCAGGGTCTTACCATTTACAGAACAGGGAGTTAATCGCTGGAAAGAAGGCTATTATTGTAACGCCTATGAACCAAAAGGATGTAGATTTTGAATCCGAAGTATTAGTGGAATTTTACAATCGCCTTCTTGATTGTCTTGGTGTTAATAATAATACATGTGTCTTTCTTTAGTGGTATAATGGAGAAAGGAGCGGTATTAAAAAATCCAGAATACTTAGAACAAGCTTACGCTATTGGAAGGAATTTAAAGGATTTATAGAAAAAGGGGGTAGATTAGATATGTCAAAAGTAGAAGAAATCGAGGCTGCGATTGAATCCCTCTCAGAAGAGGAATACGTCCGCTTTAGAAGGTGGTTTTCTGAAAAGGATTGGGAAAAATGGGATAAACAGATTGAGGCAGATTCAGAGTCAGGGAAGTTGGATTTCCTGATCAAAGATGCACTTGATGAAAAAGCGAAGGGAAAGCTCAAGGAACTCTAAATGCATCGGACAACTACTCGTTAAGAAAGAAAGATCGGGAAAAGTATCCTTTGTCACAGCAGAAGATATTTTAAAAGGATAGGTGATGTTATAACAACTCACTCGTGCGGATGGCGTTCCGCCACCGCATAATTCCGGCGTTATGCCTCGAGGGAATAGATTTAGGGAATGATTGCATATTTTAGACCTTGACCCCTCATTAATTTCTGAAATGCCTTCGTCGTGTCTTCTAATCGAAAAGTTCCAGAAATGAGCCTTGACACTGGTATCCTTCTATCTTTTAAAAAACGGTATGCCTTCCTTACATCATCAGGTGTAAAATGGAAAACACCTCTCAGGGTTATCTCATCATAATGCAGCCTTCCTGTATCATAAGTTACGGTGGTTCCTGATTTGCAGCCTCCAAAAAGTATAACTGTTCCCCCTCTTCTCACATAATCCACAGATGATTGCCATACATCAGGTTGTCCTGTGCATTCAAATACATAGTCAACTCCTGAACCGTCTGTGAATTTATCTACAGCATTCTTGAGTCTATCAGGTGTGATTGCTGATGCTGCACCAAGACTCTTTGCGAGTGATAATCTTCTTTTCTCAAGTCCTGTGATTATCACATCGGCTCCCCTGTTTTTAAGTAAGAGAAGATGCAGAAGTCCAATTGGACCTGCACCGATTATCAATGCCTTATCACCTTTTTTGATATTAAGGTCATGCATACCGTGAACTACGCATGAGAGTGGTTCAAGGAACGCAGCCTCTGAAAAAGTCAGATTCTTTGGTTTATGCAACACATTCTGCCTCACGATATGCGGGGGAAGTAAGATGTATTCTGAAAATGCCCCAAGTACCTTTGTATCCATTATCTTTTCACAGAGATTGTAAAGTCTCTTTTTACAGTAACTGCATTTAAGGCATGGGGCGCTGTGGACTGCCATTATTTCATCACCCTTCTTAAATCTCTTAACCCCTTTGCCAACAGCAGCAACTATCCCTGAGAATTCATGTCCGAAGACTCCGGGCATTGGAATTACTGGATGCCCCCGGCTGAATGCCTTCAGGTCTGTCCCGCAGGTCAGCGCTGCCTTAACCTTTACCAGTATCTCTCCATAAGAGGGCTTTGGA
Protein-coding sequences here:
- a CDS encoding zinc-binding dehydrogenase, producing the protein MRANIIIRPGRIELHEVKIPKPSYGEILVKVKAALTCGTDLKAFSRGHPVIPMPGVFGHEFSGIVAAVGKGVKRFKKGDEIMAVHSAPCLKCSYCKKRLYNLCEKIMDTKVLGAFSEYILLPPHIVRQNVLHKPKNLTFSEAAFLEPLSCVVHGMHDLNIKKGDKALIIGAGPIGLLHLLLLKNRGADVIITGLEKRRLSLAKSLGAASAITPDRLKNAVDKFTDGSGVDYVFECTGQPDVWQSSVDYVRRGGTVILFGGCKSGTTVTYDTGRLHYDEITLRGVFHFTPDDVRKAYRFLKDRRIPVSRLISGTFRLEDTTKAFQKLMRGQGLKYAIIP